A region of Streptomyces sp. R44 DNA encodes the following proteins:
- a CDS encoding glycine betaine/L-proline ABC transporter ATP-binding protein → MSRLQADHLYKVFGRRPDEAVRRLADGADRDELRAEGTTAAVVDAGFIVEPGQIFVVMGLSGSGKSTLLRMLNGLLEPTAGRVLYDGHDLTALSPRELREVRSTKISMVFQHFALFPHRNVLENAAYGLEVQGVPRTERETRAAEALELCGLAGWEKSWPDELSGGMQQRVGLARALATDADLLLMDESFSALDPLIRRDMQDQLLVLQQRLKKTIVFITHDLNEAMRLGDRIAVMRDGRIVQLGTAEDILVRPADDYVASFIQDVDRSRVLTAAAVMTDAAPADCPEGCACRAVGPDTLVADLCAVAALAPHPVTVEDTDGSVLGVVPNERLLAVMGGVAATNAPITKTQEVTARA, encoded by the coding sequence GTGTCCAGGCTCCAGGCCGACCATCTGTACAAGGTGTTCGGCAGACGACCCGACGAAGCCGTCCGCAGGCTCGCCGACGGCGCCGACCGCGACGAGCTGCGCGCCGAGGGGACGACCGCCGCGGTCGTCGACGCCGGCTTCATCGTCGAACCCGGCCAGATCTTCGTCGTGATGGGCCTGTCCGGCTCCGGGAAGTCCACCCTCCTCCGCATGCTCAACGGCCTGCTCGAACCCACCGCCGGCCGGGTCCTCTACGACGGCCACGACCTCACCGCGCTCTCCCCCCGCGAGCTGCGCGAGGTCCGCTCCACGAAGATCAGCATGGTCTTCCAGCACTTCGCGCTCTTCCCGCACCGAAACGTCCTGGAGAACGCCGCGTACGGCCTGGAGGTCCAGGGTGTGCCCCGTACCGAGCGCGAGACCCGCGCCGCCGAGGCCCTCGAACTGTGCGGCCTCGCCGGCTGGGAGAAGTCCTGGCCCGACGAGCTCTCCGGTGGCATGCAGCAGCGCGTCGGCCTCGCCCGCGCCCTCGCCACCGACGCCGACCTGCTCCTGATGGACGAGTCCTTCAGCGCGCTCGACCCGCTGATCCGCCGCGACATGCAGGACCAGCTCCTCGTGCTCCAGCAGCGGCTGAAGAAGACCATCGTCTTCATCACCCACGACCTCAACGAGGCCATGCGCCTCGGCGACCGGATCGCCGTCATGCGCGACGGCAGGATCGTCCAGCTCGGCACCGCCGAGGACATCCTCGTCCGCCCCGCCGACGACTACGTCGCCTCCTTCATCCAGGACGTCGACCGCTCCCGGGTGCTCACCGCCGCCGCCGTCATGACGGACGCCGCACCGGCCGACTGCCCCGAGGGCTGCGCCTGCCGGGCCGTCGGACCCGACACGCTCGTCGCCGACCTGTGCGCCGTGGCCGCCCTGGCCCCGCACCCCGTGACCGTCGAGGACACCGACGGCTCCGTCCTCGGAGTCGTACCGAACGAACGTCTCCTCGCCGTCATGGGCGGTGTCGCCGCGACGAATGCCCCGATCACCAAGACCCAGGAGGTGACCGCCCGTGCCTAG
- a CDS encoding 5'-3' exonuclease H3TH domain-containing protein: MLLDTASLYFRAYFGVPDSVRAPDGTPVNAVRGLLDFITRLVQDHRPDDLVACWDEDWRPQWRVDLIPSYKAHRVAVETVTGPDVEEIPDTLSPQVPVIEEVLAALGIARVGAAGYEADDVIGTLAGRAGGPVDIVTGDRDLFQLVDDARGVRVLYPRKGVGDCDLVDAELIRTKYGVRPDQYADFAALRGDASDGLPGVKGIGEKTAAQLITEYGDLAGVRAAAEDRTSKLTPAKRRGIVEAAAYLDVAPTVVRVAADVPLPEFDAALPAAPRDPAALEALVKRWNLGGAVGRLLPVLER, encoded by the coding sequence ATGCTCCTCGACACCGCCAGCCTCTACTTCCGCGCGTACTTCGGCGTGCCGGACTCCGTCCGGGCGCCGGACGGCACCCCGGTGAACGCCGTGCGCGGGCTGCTCGACTTCATCACCCGGCTCGTCCAGGACCACCGCCCCGACGATCTGGTGGCCTGCTGGGACGAGGACTGGCGGCCGCAGTGGCGGGTGGACCTGATCCCCTCGTACAAGGCGCACCGGGTGGCCGTGGAGACGGTGACGGGCCCGGACGTGGAGGAGATCCCGGACACGCTGTCCCCGCAGGTGCCGGTGATCGAGGAGGTCCTCGCGGCGCTGGGCATCGCGCGGGTCGGGGCGGCGGGGTACGAGGCGGACGACGTGATCGGGACGCTGGCCGGCCGCGCCGGGGGGCCGGTGGACATCGTCACCGGCGACCGCGACCTGTTCCAGCTGGTCGACGACGCGCGGGGCGTCCGCGTGCTGTACCCGCGCAAGGGCGTCGGCGACTGCGACCTGGTGGACGCGGAGCTGATCCGTACGAAGTACGGGGTGCGGCCCGACCAGTACGCGGACTTCGCGGCGCTGCGCGGGGACGCGAGCGACGGCCTGCCCGGGGTGAAGGGCATCGGCGAGAAGACGGCGGCGCAGCTGATCACGGAGTACGGGGACCTGGCGGGCGTCCGGGCGGCGGCCGAGGACCGGACGTCGAAGCTGACGCCGGCGAAGCGGCGCGGGATCGTGGAGGCTGCGGCCTACCTGGACGTGGCGCCGACGGTGGTGCGGGTCGCCGCCGACGTACCGCTGCCGGAGTTCGACGCGGCCCTGCCGGCCGCCCCCCGCGACCCGGCGGCCCTGGAGGCGCTGGTGAAGCGTTGGAACCTGGGCGGCGCGGTGGGGCGCCTGCTGCCGGTCCTGGAGCGCTGA
- a CDS encoding siderophore-interacting protein, translated as MAEQPARKAPKATEARVVHTERITPHMVRVVLGGPGLDGFAADTYTDHYVKLLFAPEGVSYPEPFDIERIRAEFPREQWPTTRTYTVRAWDPVHRELTIDFVVHGDEGLAGPWAARAEAGETVRFLGPGGGYAPDPEADWHLLAGDESALPAIAATLEQLPEGARAHVLIEVADAAEEQKLATATGIEVTWLHRGDRPTGEALVEAVTALDFPAGDVHAFVHGEAGFVKELRRHLRLDRGVARERLSISGYWRLGKSDEGWRAMKREWNDQVEREQEN; from the coding sequence GTGGCAGAGCAGCCGGCCCGCAAGGCACCGAAGGCCACCGAAGCGCGCGTGGTGCACACCGAGCGGATCACTCCGCACATGGTGCGCGTCGTGCTGGGCGGTCCCGGGCTGGACGGCTTCGCGGCGGACACGTACACCGACCACTACGTGAAGCTCCTCTTCGCCCCGGAGGGCGTCTCCTACCCGGAGCCGTTCGACATCGAGCGGATCCGCGCGGAGTTCCCCCGGGAGCAGTGGCCGACGACGCGGACGTACACCGTGCGGGCCTGGGACCCGGTCCACCGGGAGCTGACCATCGACTTCGTGGTCCACGGCGACGAAGGCCTCGCGGGCCCCTGGGCGGCGCGCGCCGAGGCCGGCGAAACGGTCCGCTTCCTCGGCCCCGGCGGCGGCTACGCGCCGGACCCGGAGGCGGACTGGCACCTGCTCGCGGGCGACGAGAGCGCCCTCCCGGCGATCGCGGCGACCCTGGAGCAGCTGCCCGAGGGGGCGAGGGCCCACGTGCTGATCGAGGTCGCGGACGCGGCCGAGGAGCAGAAGCTGGCGACGGCGACGGGCATAGAGGTCACCTGGCTGCACCGCGGCGACCGCCCGACGGGCGAGGCGCTGGTCGAGGCGGTCACGGCCCTGGACTTCCCGGCCGGCGACGTGCACGCCTTCGTCCACGGCGAGGCGGGCTTCGTGAAGGAGCTGCGCCGGCACCTGCGGCTGGACCGCGGCGTGGCGCGCGAACGCCTGTCGATCTCGGGCTACTGGCGCCTGGGCAAGTCGGACGAGGGCTGGCGCGCGATGAAGCGCGAGTGGAACGACCAGGTGGAGCGCGAGCAGGAGAACTGA
- a CDS encoding MerR family transcriptional regulator: protein MRIGELSRRTGVSVPTIKFYVREGLLPAGELTSPNQASYGEEHVRRLRLIRALLDVGGLSVAGIRGVVTAVDDAERPVHDVLGAATKPLVPRYEREAGDGIEEARKTVAGLIAARGWHTDPSGPAAEALATALVALDELGHGRFVDVLDTYADAAEQVARADLDYVARHVAREELVESAVVGTVLGDVILSALRRLAHVDASEAMFGRAQAGAARDGAVQDGAAQDGAVQDGAAQDGAVRDGAVADGAAPDGAAE from the coding sequence GTGCGCATCGGAGAGTTGAGTCGCAGGACCGGGGTGTCGGTGCCGACGATCAAGTTCTACGTACGGGAGGGGCTGCTGCCCGCCGGGGAGCTGACGAGCCCGAACCAGGCCTCGTACGGGGAGGAGCATGTGCGGCGGCTCCGCCTGATCCGGGCGCTCCTCGACGTGGGCGGGCTGTCGGTGGCGGGGATCCGCGGCGTCGTGACGGCGGTCGACGACGCGGAGCGGCCGGTGCACGACGTGCTGGGCGCGGCGACCAAGCCTCTGGTGCCGCGCTACGAGCGCGAGGCCGGAGACGGCATCGAGGAGGCGCGGAAGACGGTCGCCGGGCTGATCGCGGCGCGAGGCTGGCACACCGACCCTTCCGGCCCGGCGGCGGAGGCCCTCGCGACGGCCCTCGTGGCGCTCGACGAACTCGGGCACGGCCGGTTCGTCGATGTCCTGGACACGTACGCGGACGCGGCGGAGCAGGTGGCGCGGGCCGATCTGGACTACGTGGCGCGCCATGTGGCGCGGGAGGAGCTCGTGGAGAGCGCGGTCGTCGGCACGGTCCTCGGCGACGTGATCCTCTCCGCGCTGCGCCGCCTGGCCCACGTGGACGCCTCGGAAGCCATGTTCGGCCGGGCGCAGGCCGGGGCGGCGCGGGACGGGGCAGTGCAGGACGGGGCGGCGCAGGACGGGGCAGTGCAGGACGGTGCGGCGCAGGACGGGGCAGTGCGGGACGGTGCGGTGGCGGACGGGGCGGCGCCTGACGGGGCAGCGGAGTGA
- a CDS encoding ABA4-like family protein, whose protein sequence is MTGFLFELTFFLAAPVWLLMIFAPGRRVTERLAASPLTVLPILAVWAVLAAPVLPELWAAVSSPDIDTFRDLTTLANGAGALWAQVIAWDLLLGQWMYRESRRLSLSPFLMAPLLLLTILLSPIGLPLFLLVRATRTPRKTTALI, encoded by the coding sequence ATGACCGGCTTCCTCTTCGAGCTGACGTTCTTCCTCGCGGCGCCGGTCTGGCTGCTCATGATCTTCGCGCCGGGCCGGCGGGTGACCGAGCGCCTGGCCGCCTCACCCCTGACCGTCCTGCCGATCCTGGCCGTCTGGGCCGTCCTCGCCGCCCCGGTCCTGCCCGAACTGTGGGCCGCGGTCAGCAGCCCCGACATCGACACCTTCCGCGACCTCACGACCCTCGCGAACGGCGCCGGCGCCCTCTGGGCCCAGGTCATCGCCTGGGACCTCCTCCTCGGCCAATGGATGTACCGCGAGTCCCGCCGCCTCTCGCTCTCGCCCTTCCTGATGGCCCCGCTCCTCCTCCTGACCATCCTCCTCTCCCCCATCGGGCTCCCGCTGTTCCTCCTGGTCCGCGCGACCCGAACACCTCGCAAGACCACCGCTCTGATCTGA
- a CDS encoding class I SAM-dependent methyltransferase, with translation MAQDPEKFDSAMATWQEWQDAPWGRLRYTLAEANLVRHLDEGSGGGPLRILDLAGGDGGDALRLAARGHHVTVVDLAPAMLAAAEARAVERGLADRVSCLLSDVHALPAEIADGGFDVVLCHNLLQYVDDVPGTLATALAPLKEGGLFSVMAINRHSAPLNVAVRQLDPAAALVALDGDRLRNEMFDSELTLHTAEEIMPVLGELGCREVRHYGIRSFCDYLTDDARKYDPAYYADLERLELATTARAPYMHTARLFQLTARKGPAS, from the coding sequence ATGGCTCAAGATCCCGAGAAGTTCGACTCCGCGATGGCCACCTGGCAGGAGTGGCAGGACGCCCCCTGGGGCCGCCTCCGCTACACGCTCGCCGAGGCGAACCTCGTGCGGCACCTCGACGAGGGGTCCGGGGGCGGGCCGCTGCGGATCCTCGACCTCGCGGGCGGCGACGGCGGTGACGCGCTGCGGCTCGCCGCGCGGGGCCACCACGTCACCGTCGTCGACCTCGCACCGGCCATGCTGGCCGCCGCCGAGGCGCGGGCGGTGGAGAGGGGGCTTGCGGACCGGGTGAGCTGCCTCCTGTCGGATGTGCACGCACTGCCGGCGGAGATCGCCGACGGCGGCTTCGACGTGGTGCTGTGCCACAACCTCCTGCAGTACGTGGACGACGTGCCCGGCACCCTCGCCACGGCGCTCGCCCCGCTGAAGGAGGGCGGGCTGTTCTCCGTGATGGCGATCAACCGGCACTCGGCGCCCCTGAACGTCGCCGTCCGGCAGCTGGATCCCGCCGCGGCCCTGGTCGCCCTCGACGGCGACCGGCTGCGGAACGAGATGTTCGACTCCGAGCTGACCCTCCACACGGCGGAGGAGATCATGCCGGTCCTCGGTGAGCTCGGCTGCCGGGAGGTGCGGCACTACGGCATCCGCAGCTTCTGCGACTACCTGACGGACGACGCGCGCAAGTACGACCCGGCGTACTACGCGGACCTGGAACGGCTGGAACTCGCCACGACGGCGCGAGCGCCCTACATGCACACCGCCCGCCTCTTCCAGCTCACGGCGCGGAAGGGGCCTGCCTCCTGA
- a CDS encoding cytochrome P450, with amino-acid sequence MTTQAGPDAGTRDEGQPGEAPERGPAPVFADGPRGVPLLGNLPAFGKDPLAFFEQLRERGDFVRWRFGRGPALFIAHPENIGELLTEVERTFDQPDLGIAFRTLLGNGVVVAKGADWRRKRSLVQPSVRPKQVRSYAATMAECAVDLADRWTDGQQVDIKKEMAALTQLVAVRTIFGVDTAADAESIGRAMDVAQKEIGAEFSGIGALLPDWVPTPGRARIKRATAVIDAEVSRVVSRHRDGDTDRPDLLSRLLAARDETGASLSDQEIRDETVTLYIGGHETTSSTLVWAWYLLSHNPRVRAALTEELDRVLADHEPGYDDYASLTYTQAVIKETLRLYPTIWLLTGIAKEGATLGGTPVPAGTRVWSSQWATHRDPRWYGDPEAFRPERWLTGEDGEPAEQIPEYAWYPFGGGPRVCLGTRFALVEAVLVLAVLARRYHLDLTTEEIRPVPSLTLQPDRDVLATVRARKRDARG; translated from the coding sequence ATGACCACGCAGGCCGGTCCGGACGCCGGGACGCGAGACGAAGGGCAGCCGGGGGAGGCGCCGGAGCGGGGCCCGGCCCCCGTCTTCGCCGACGGGCCGCGAGGTGTGCCGCTCCTCGGCAACCTCCCCGCCTTCGGCAAGGACCCCCTCGCCTTCTTCGAACAGCTCCGGGAGCGCGGGGACTTCGTCCGCTGGCGCTTCGGCCGGGGTCCCGCCCTCTTCATCGCCCATCCGGAGAACATCGGCGAGCTGCTCACCGAGGTCGAGCGCACCTTCGACCAGCCCGACCTCGGCATCGCGTTCCGCACGCTGCTCGGCAACGGCGTGGTCGTCGCGAAGGGCGCGGACTGGCGGCGCAAGCGGTCCCTCGTCCAGCCGTCCGTCCGCCCCAAGCAGGTGCGGTCCTACGCGGCGACGATGGCCGAGTGCGCCGTGGACCTCGCCGACCGCTGGACCGACGGGCAGCAGGTCGACATCAAGAAGGAGATGGCCGCTCTCACCCAACTCGTCGCCGTCCGCACCATCTTCGGCGTCGACACCGCCGCCGACGCCGAATCCATCGGCCGCGCGATGGACGTCGCGCAGAAGGAGATCGGTGCCGAGTTCAGCGGCATCGGCGCCCTGCTGCCCGACTGGGTCCCCACCCCCGGACGTGCCCGGATCAAGCGGGCCACCGCCGTCATCGACGCCGAGGTCTCCCGGGTGGTCTCCCGCCACCGGGACGGCGACACCGACCGCCCGGACCTGCTCAGCCGGCTCCTCGCCGCCCGTGACGAGACCGGGGCCAGCCTCTCCGACCAGGAGATCCGCGACGAGACGGTCACGCTCTACATCGGCGGTCACGAGACGACGAGCTCCACCCTGGTCTGGGCCTGGTACCTGCTCTCCCACAACCCCCGGGTCCGTGCGGCGCTCACCGAGGAACTCGACCGGGTCCTCGCCGATCACGAGCCCGGGTACGACGACTACGCCTCCCTCACCTACACGCAGGCCGTCATCAAGGAGACCCTCCGCCTCTACCCCACCATCTGGCTCCTCACCGGCATCGCCAAGGAGGGAGCCACCCTCGGCGGCACGCCCGTCCCCGCCGGTACGCGCGTCTGGTCCAGCCAGTGGGCCACCCACCGGGACCCCCGCTGGTACGGCGATCCGGAGGCCTTCCGCCCCGAGCGCTGGCTCACGGGGGAGGACGGCGAACCGGCCGAGCAGATACCGGAGTACGCCTGGTATCCCTTCGGCGGCGGGCCTCGCGTCTGCCTGGGGACCCGCTTCGCCCTCGTCGAGGCGGTCCTCGTCCTCGCGGTCCTCGCCCGCCGCTACCACCTGGACCTCACGACGGAGGAGATACGCCCGGTCCCGAGCCTGACCCTCCAGCCGGACCGGGACGTCCTGGCCACGGTCCGCGCCCGGAAGCGGGACGCGAGGGGGTGA
- a CDS encoding DEAD/DEAH box helicase: MTEDLTPAQAYAAALARNAEQRTALAPFRELYDFGLDPFQIEACEALEAGKGVLVAAPTGSGKTIVGEFAVHLALTQGRKCFYTTPIKALSNQKYADLVKRYGPDKVGLLTGDNSVNGDAPIVVMTTEVLRNMLYAGSQALSGLGYVVMDEVHYLSDRFRGAVWEEVIIHLPESVTLVSLSATVSNAEEFGDWLDTVRGDTEVIVSESRPVPLWQHVLAGRRMYDLFEEETDHGGRGASRREVNPDLLRLARTENTRTYNPRDRRRGKMVREADRERERRQRSRIWTPGRPEVIERLDAEGLLPAITFIFSRAGCEAAVQQCLYAGLRLNDDEARLRVREIVEARTAAIPSEDLHVLGYYEWLEALERGIAAHHAGMLPTFKEVVEELFVRGLVKAVFATETLALGINMPARTVILEKLVKWNGEQHADITPGEYTQLTGRAGRRGIDVEGHAVVLWQRGLDPDHLAGLAGTRTYPLRSSFRPSYNMAVNLVDQFGRHRSRELLETSFAQFQADRSVVGISRQVQRNEEGLEGYREGMTCHLGDFEEYARLRRDLKDRETELARQGAAQRRAQAASSLEKLKPGDVIHVPTGKFAGLALVLDPGIPAGRTNGHRGFEHHDGPRPLVLTAERQVKRLASIDFPVPVEALERMRIPKSFNPRSPQSRRDLASALRSKAGHINPERHRRQRAAAADDREIARLRTEIRAHPCHGCDEREDHARWAERYHRLQRDTQQLERRIEGRTNTIARTFDRIVALLTELDYLRGDEVTDNGKRLARLYGELDLLASECLRDRVWEGLTPAELAACVSALVFEARQADDAVAPKLPTGNAKAALGEMVRIWGRLDALEEEFKINQAEGVGQREPDLGFAWAAYQWASDKSLDEVLREAEMPAGDFVRWCKQVIDVLGQIAAAAPKENSTVAKNARKAVDALLRGVVAYSSVG; the protein is encoded by the coding sequence ATGACAGAGGACCTCACACCAGCCCAGGCGTACGCGGCCGCCCTCGCCCGCAACGCCGAGCAGCGCACCGCACTGGCCCCCTTCCGCGAGCTGTACGACTTCGGCCTGGACCCCTTCCAGATCGAGGCGTGCGAGGCACTCGAAGCGGGGAAGGGCGTACTCGTCGCCGCGCCCACGGGCTCCGGCAAGACCATCGTCGGCGAGTTCGCCGTCCACCTCGCCCTCACCCAGGGCCGCAAGTGCTTCTACACGACGCCCATCAAGGCGCTGTCGAACCAGAAGTACGCCGACCTCGTCAAGCGGTACGGCCCCGACAAGGTCGGCCTGCTCACCGGTGACAACAGCGTCAACGGCGACGCCCCGATCGTCGTCATGACCACCGAAGTCCTCCGCAACATGCTCTACGCGGGATCCCAGGCCCTCTCCGGCCTCGGATACGTCGTGATGGACGAGGTCCACTACCTCTCGGACCGCTTCCGCGGCGCCGTCTGGGAGGAAGTGATCATCCACCTCCCCGAATCCGTCACCCTCGTCTCACTCTCCGCGACCGTGTCCAACGCCGAGGAGTTCGGCGACTGGCTCGACACCGTCCGCGGCGACACCGAGGTCATCGTCTCGGAGAGCCGCCCCGTACCCCTCTGGCAGCACGTCCTCGCCGGACGCCGGATGTACGACCTCTTCGAGGAGGAGACCGACCACGGCGGCCGCGGCGCCTCCCGGCGCGAGGTCAACCCCGACCTCCTCCGCCTCGCCCGCACCGAGAACACGCGCACGTACAACCCGCGCGACCGGCGGCGCGGCAAGATGGTCCGCGAGGCCGACCGCGAGCGCGAGCGCCGCCAGCGCTCTCGCATCTGGACCCCCGGCCGCCCCGAGGTCATCGAGCGCCTCGACGCCGAAGGGCTCCTGCCCGCCATCACCTTCATCTTCAGCCGCGCCGGCTGCGAGGCCGCCGTCCAGCAGTGCCTCTACGCCGGACTCCGGCTCAACGACGACGAGGCACGGCTGCGCGTCCGCGAGATCGTCGAGGCGCGCACGGCCGCGATCCCCAGCGAGGACCTCCACGTCCTCGGCTACTACGAGTGGCTCGAAGCCCTGGAGCGGGGCATCGCCGCCCACCACGCCGGCATGCTCCCGACCTTCAAGGAGGTCGTCGAGGAGCTGTTCGTCCGCGGCCTCGTCAAGGCCGTCTTCGCCACCGAGACCCTCGCCCTCGGCATCAACATGCCCGCGCGCACCGTCATCCTCGAGAAGCTCGTCAAGTGGAACGGCGAGCAGCACGCGGACATCACCCCCGGCGAGTACACCCAGCTCACCGGCCGCGCCGGCCGCCGCGGCATCGACGTCGAGGGCCACGCCGTCGTGCTCTGGCAGCGCGGACTCGACCCGGACCACCTCGCAGGACTCGCCGGCACGCGCACGTACCCGCTGCGCTCCAGCTTCAGGCCCTCGTACAACATGGCGGTCAACCTCGTCGACCAGTTCGGCCGGCACCGCTCCCGCGAGCTGCTCGAAACCTCCTTCGCCCAGTTCCAGGCCGACCGCTCCGTCGTGGGCATCTCGCGCCAGGTCCAGCGGAACGAGGAGGGGCTCGAGGGCTACCGCGAGGGCATGACCTGCCACCTCGGTGACTTCGAGGAGTACGCGCGGCTCCGCCGCGACCTCAAGGACCGCGAGACCGAACTGGCCCGGCAGGGCGCCGCCCAGCGCCGTGCCCAGGCCGCCAGCTCCCTGGAGAAGCTCAAGCCCGGCGACGTCATCCACGTCCCCACCGGCAAGTTCGCGGGCCTCGCCCTCGTCCTCGACCCGGGCATCCCGGCCGGCCGCACCAACGGCCACCGCGGCTTCGAGCACCACGACGGACCGCGCCCCCTCGTCCTCACCGCCGAGCGGCAGGTCAAGAGGCTCGCCTCCATCGACTTCCCGGTCCCGGTCGAGGCGCTGGAGCGCATGAGGATCCCCAAGTCCTTCAACCCGCGCTCCCCGCAGTCCCGCCGCGACCTGGCCTCCGCCCTGCGGAGCAAGGCCGGGCACATCAACCCCGAGCGCCACCGGCGGCAGCGCGCCGCCGCGGCCGACGACCGTGAGATCGCGCGGCTGCGCACCGAGATCCGCGCGCACCCCTGCCACGGCTGCGACGAGCGCGAGGACCACGCCCGCTGGGCCGAGCGCTACCACCGTCTCCAGCGCGACACCCAGCAGCTGGAGCGGCGCATCGAGGGCCGTACGAACACGATCGCCCGCACCTTCGACCGGATCGTCGCGCTCCTCACCGAGCTCGACTATCTGCGCGGCGACGAGGTCACCGACAACGGCAAGCGGCTCGCCCGGCTCTACGGCGAGCTCGACCTGCTGGCGAGCGAATGCCTCCGCGACCGGGTCTGGGAAGGCCTCACCCCGGCCGAACTGGCCGCCTGCGTCTCGGCGTTGGTGTTCGAGGCGCGGCAGGCCGACGACGCCGTCGCGCCCAAGCTGCCCACGGGCAACGCCAAGGCGGCGCTCGGCGAGATGGTCCGGATCTGGGGCCGCCTGGACGCCCTCGAAGAGGAGTTCAAGATCAACCAGGCGGAGGGCGTCGGCCAGCGCGAGCCGGACCTCGGCTTCGCCTGGGCCGCCTACCAGTGGGCGTCGGACAAGAGCCTCGACGAGGTGCTCCGCGAGGCGGAGATGCCCGCGGGCGACTTCGTCCGCTGGTGCAAGCAGGTGATCGACGTCCTCGGGCAGATCGCCGCGGCGGCGCCCAAGGAGAACAGCACGGTCGCCAAGAACGCCCGCAAGGCGGTGGACGCGCTGCTGCGCGGCGTCGTCGCCTACAGCTCGGTCGGCTGA
- the tatC gene encoding twin-arginine translocase subunit TatC: MPLVEHLRELRNRLAKGLLAITAVTIVALVYSEELLQFLSKSVPKCPQGVTSDGGNCAVVTFNTLMAPFSTTIQVSLTAGLVLASPVWLYQLWAFVAPGLHRNEKKYTYAFVGAAVPLFGAGAYLAYLILPVSVKVLISLTPSGSANLLALNDVLDFTLRMVLVFGLAFELPLVLVMLNLTGVLSGRRMAGWWRGVIMGVFVFGAVITPTTDPVGMLALAGPITILYFGAVGFSLLNDRRRRRANPDAELDDDEASSLDLTPETVGAVEPVGAARALPEQATGEHGAASAQRLNGYDDIT, encoded by the coding sequence ATGCCCCTCGTGGAGCACCTGCGTGAACTCCGCAACCGACTGGCGAAGGGCCTCCTCGCCATCACGGCGGTGACGATCGTCGCCCTCGTGTACAGCGAGGAGCTGCTCCAGTTCCTGTCGAAGTCGGTGCCCAAATGCCCTCAGGGCGTCACGAGTGACGGCGGCAACTGCGCGGTCGTCACCTTCAACACGCTGATGGCCCCCTTCAGCACCACGATCCAGGTGTCCCTGACGGCGGGCCTCGTCCTCGCCAGCCCCGTCTGGCTCTACCAGCTATGGGCGTTCGTCGCCCCGGGGCTGCACAGGAACGAGAAGAAGTACACGTACGCCTTCGTCGGCGCGGCCGTGCCGCTCTTCGGTGCCGGCGCCTACCTCGCGTACCTCATCCTGCCCGTCAGCGTGAAGGTCCTCATCAGCCTCACGCCCAGCGGCTCCGCGAACCTCCTGGCGCTGAACGACGTCCTCGACTTCACCCTGCGCATGGTGCTCGTCTTCGGCCTCGCCTTCGAGCTCCCGCTCGTCCTGGTGATGCTCAACCTCACCGGAGTCCTCTCCGGCCGGCGCATGGCCGGCTGGTGGCGCGGCGTGATCATGGGCGTCTTCGTCTTCGGCGCCGTGATCACCCCGACCACCGACCCGGTCGGCATGCTCGCGCTCGCCGGGCCCATCACCATCCTGTACTTCGGGGCCGTCGGCTTCTCGCTCCTGAACGACCGGCGGCGCAGGCGCGCCAACCCCGACGCCGAGCTCGACGACGACGAGGCCTCCTCGCTCGACCTCACCCCGGAGACGGTCGGTGCCGTCGAGCCCGTGGGTGCCGCCCGCGCCCTGCCCGAGCAGGCCACCGGCGAGCACGGCGCGGCGAGCGCGCAGCGGCTCAACGGTTACGACGACATCACCTGA
- the tatA gene encoding Sec-independent protein translocase subunit TatA produces the protein MGRLGPTEIILILVVVILLFGAKKLPDMARSLGKSARILKSEAKAMKSDDQQSAPADPPHAGTQEPAPRTIQAAPGDVTSARPVSEPSDTTKR, from the coding sequence ATGGGTAGGCTCGGCCCCACCGAGATCATTCTGATCCTCGTCGTCGTGATCCTCCTGTTCGGCGCCAAGAAGCTCCCGGACATGGCCCGCTCGCTGGGCAAGTCGGCCCGCATTCTCAAGAGCGAGGCCAAGGCGATGAAGTCGGACGACCAGCAGTCCGCCCCCGCCGACCCGCCGCACGCCGGCACGCAGGAGCCCGCCCCGCGCACCATCCAGGCCGCTCCCGGCGACGTGACCAGCGCGCGTCCCGTGAGCGAGCCCTCGGACACCACCAAGCGCTGA